From the genome of Sediminibacter sp. Hel_I_10:
GCATCTTGACGTTTCACAACCACAAAACGGGTTTCGTTGGTTTTGATGGTTTGAATGCTTTCTGCTAAGATTTCTAGTTCGAAAATTTCCGAAGCCAAACGTGATGCAATTGCCGCTACCTGCGTTAATTTTTGACTTTGGATACGTTGTGCCACTTCTGCTGTATCTTTATCTTCAATAAGCTTGATGTGCGGATGGTTTTTAAAAAACGCTTTACACTGCAACAAGGCCATGGGATGTGAATAGACCTCCGTTATATCTGTAATCTTCTGATGAGGCAACGCCATTAAATGATGTTGGATATCTAAATAATACTCGCCAACAATTTGCAAATTATGATCATTGATCAATGCATAGTTTGGGATAATGGAGCCTGCAATAGAATTCTCTAAAGCAATAATGGCAACATCGCACTGCTTTTTCAAAAGAGCCTCTATGGTGCTAT
Proteins encoded in this window:
- a CDS encoding prephenate dehydratase → MSTAVAIQGIKGSFHHIVSQHYFDADVKIIECLSFDSTIEALLKKQCDVAIIALENSIAGSIIPNYALINDHNLQIVGEYYLDIQHHLMALPHQKITDITEVYSHPMALLQCKAFFKNHPHIKLIEDKDTAEVAQRIQSQKLTQVAAIASRLASEIFELEILAESIQTIKTNETRFVVVKRQDAEVSQNDINKASLKFELDHKRGSLAAILNVLSDCKLNLTKIQSLPKIETPWKYAFFVDVTFDNIADFEKAKSIVTLMATDFKILGAYKSASL